From one Dermatophagoides farinae isolate YC_2012a chromosome 5, ASM2471394v1, whole genome shotgun sequence genomic stretch:
- the LOC124500070 gene encoding iripin-8 — protein sequence MKINLKTICLFCVVWFPISILSDDDVVNILSKQTNRFGLNLLDEIAKNREDQGQIFLSPYSIAMALAMVYAGSGGNSQQQLQQIIGYDECIDIRRNSCQVIDTIEQMNQRLSQIINNDMAIEIGNLMLMAENFEIIPEYFMAIQNHFNGEIIRENLAENGVEAMNKINKFISNRTHGMIDQFLTMPLGPADRFSLFNAIYFKGNWESPFEKSQTHEDIFYGQNDRQRRVQFMRKEEYLSHHALDNLDADMILLEYKGYKVIFVGILPRKRDADLAKLHKALNMTEIQEKIHKKGGGYCVVHLPKMEFDTTYDSLQKEIQTMGIEDIFEVGKANFTGITINEQFAIGKMLHKAKIKIDEEGTVAAAAFGFIMVTSSGISEEPVPEFRFDHPFLFFIHHKPTGQHLFMGEIRYL from the coding sequence GGACGAAATAGCCAAAAATCGTGAAGATCAAGGACAAATATTTCTGTCACCATATAGTATTGCGATGGCATTAGCCATGGTTTATGCTGGCAGTGGTGGcaattcacaacaacaattacaacaaaTTATTGGTTATGATGAATGTATTGATATTCGTCGAAATTCTTGCCAGGTTATCGATACTATTGAACAGATGAATCAACGATTAagtcaaataataaacaatgatATGGCGATTGAAATTGGTAATTTAATGTTGATGgctgaaaattttgaaatcattCCCGAATATTTTATGGCTATACAGAATCATTTTAATGGTGAAATTATTCGTGAAAATCTTGCCGAAAATGGTGTTGAAGCTATGAATAAgattaataaattcatttcaaatcgaACACACGgtatgattgatcaatttttgacCATGCCACTCGGGCCGGCAGATCGATTCAGTTTGTTCAATGCTATTTATTTCAAAGGAAACTGGGAATCACCATTCGAAAAAAGTCAAACACATGAAGATATTTTTTATGGCCAAAATGATCGTCAACGACGTGTACAATTTATGCGAAAAGAAGAATATCTCAGTCATCATGCACTTGATAATTTAGATGCCGATATGATTCTATTAGAATATAAAGGCTATAAAGTAATATTTGTTGGAATATTACCACGTAAACGTGATGCTGATTTAGCGAAATTACATAAAGCATTAAATATGACAGAAATCCAGGAAAAAATCCACAAAAAAGGTGGTGGATATTGTGTGGTTCATTTACCTAAAATGGAATTCGACACAACATATGATTCATTACAAAAAGAAATCCAAACAATGGGTATTGAAGATATTTTCGAAGTGGGTAAAGCAAATTTTACTGGCATTACtatcaatgaacaatttgCAATTGGAAAAATGCTACATAAAGCCAAAATTAAGATCGATGAAGAAGGTACGGTTGCTGCAGCTGCATTTGGTTTTATTATGGTAACATCTTCTGGTATATCGGAAGAACCAGTACCCGAATTTCGATTCGATCATccattcttgttttttatccATCATAAACCAACTGGACAACATTTATTCATGGGTGAAATACGTTATCTAtag